The following coding sequences lie in one Mycobacterium sp. Z3061 genomic window:
- a CDS encoding FCD domain-containing protein — MTVEAAQVRADKRAAKIARRIEEDIVRRGWAVGESLGSEAALQQRYGVSRSVLREAVRLVEHHQVARMRRGPNGGLLICEPDAGPATRAVVIYLEYRGTTLGDLLNARLVLEPLAAALAAEHIDEAGIARLRSVLSAEEQWRPGLPAPPDEFHIALAEQSKNPVLQLFIDVLTRLTKRYARASRTGSPAEAADAAHKMRGAHADIVAAVTAGDSARAKTLSERHVERVTAWLAEHRDPSLRGRPGRKRLASEAPRGKLAEVLAANIADDIAASGWHVGSVFGTETALLERYRVSRAALREAVRLLEYHEVAHMRRGPGGGLVVARPRAQASIDTIALYLQYRKPTREDLRCVRDAIEIDNVAKVVARRSDPEVAAFLNPHDWASAAGNASDDARTAAVEEFRFHVGLAHLAGNALLDLFLRIIVELFRRHWSTTGQAQLTPADTMAVENAHLRILEAIDAGDDSLARYRIRRHLDAAASWWL; from the coding sequence GTGACCGTCGAAGCGGCACAAGTCCGGGCGGACAAGCGGGCCGCGAAGATCGCGCGTCGTATCGAGGAGGACATCGTCCGGCGCGGCTGGGCGGTGGGGGAGTCGCTGGGCTCGGAAGCCGCTCTGCAGCAACGCTATGGCGTGAGCCGGTCGGTGCTGCGCGAAGCCGTCCGCCTGGTCGAGCACCACCAAGTCGCCCGGATGCGTCGCGGCCCCAACGGCGGGCTGCTCATCTGCGAGCCCGACGCCGGGCCGGCGACGCGCGCCGTCGTGATCTACCTCGAATATCGCGGCACCACGCTGGGCGATCTGCTCAACGCGCGCCTGGTGCTCGAACCGCTGGCAGCGGCACTGGCCGCCGAACACATCGACGAAGCCGGAATCGCCCGGCTGCGATCGGTGCTGAGCGCCGAGGAACAGTGGCGTCCCGGCCTGCCCGCGCCGCCCGACGAATTCCACATCGCACTGGCCGAGCAGTCGAAAAACCCTGTGCTGCAATTGTTCATCGATGTCCTGACGAGGCTGACGAAGCGCTATGCGCGCGCTTCGCGGACCGGGTCGCCGGCCGAAGCGGCCGATGCTGCCCACAAGATGCGCGGTGCGCACGCCGACATCGTCGCCGCCGTCACCGCCGGCGATTCCGCGCGGGCCAAGACACTGAGCGAACGACACGTGGAGCGCGTGACGGCCTGGCTGGCCGAACACCGCGACCCGTCACTTCGCGGCAGGCCGGGTCGCAAGCGCCTCGCCTCGGAAGCGCCGCGCGGCAAGCTCGCCGAAGTGCTGGCGGCCAACATCGCCGACGACATCGCCGCCAGCGGCTGGCACGTCGGGTCGGTGTTCGGCACCGAGACGGCGTTGTTGGAGCGCTACCGGGTGAGCCGGGCGGCACTGCGCGAAGCCGTGCGGCTACTCGAATATCACGAGGTTGCGCACATGCGCCGGGGGCCCGGCGGTGGGCTGGTCGTCGCCAGGCCGCGCGCCCAGGCCAGCATCGACACCATCGCGCTCTACCTGCAGTACCGCAAGCCGACCCGGGAAGACCTGCGTTGCGTGCGCGATGCCATCGAGATCGACAACGTGGCAAAGGTGGTTGCCCGTCGCTCCGATCCGGAGGTGGCGGCTTTCCTGAACCCGCATGACTGGGCGAGTGCGGCCGGCAATGCCAGTGACGATGCGCGCACCGCCGCCGTCGAGGAGTTCCGCTTTCACGTCGGCCTGGCGCATCTGGCCGGGAATGCGCTGCTTGATCTTTTTCTGCGAATCATCGTCGAACTGTTCCGCCGGCATTGGTCCACGACCGGGCAGGCCCAGCTGACGCCCGCGGACACGATGGCCGTCGAGAACGCTCACTTGCGCATCCTGGAAGCGATCGACGCCGGTGATGACAGCCTCGCGCGCTACCGCATCCGGCGCCATCTGGACGCCGCCGCGTCGTGGTGGCTGTAG
- a CDS encoding SDR family oxidoreductase — protein MVQSGSTEYFAGKRCFVTGAASGIGRATALRLAAHGAELYLTDRDGDGLAQTVADARALGAQVPAHRVLDISKYDEVAAFAADIHAGHSSMDVVLNIAGVSAWGTVDRLSHEQWDKMISINLMGPIHVIESFVPQMIAARRGGHVVNVSSAAGIVALPWHAAYSASKYGLRGLSEVLRFDLARHRIAVSVVVPGAVKTPLVNTVEIAGVDREDPNVARWVDRFSGHAVSPERAAEKILAGVAKKRYLIYTSQDIRALYAFKRLAWWPYSVAMRQVNTIFTRALRPAPPQLER, from the coding sequence ATGGTGCAGAGCGGCTCCACGGAGTATTTCGCGGGAAAGCGGTGTTTCGTGACGGGCGCGGCCAGCGGCATCGGCCGGGCCACGGCGCTGCGGCTGGCCGCACACGGCGCCGAACTGTATCTGACCGATCGCGACGGCGACGGCTTGGCGCAGACCGTGGCGGACGCCCGGGCGCTCGGCGCGCAGGTGCCCGCGCACCGGGTGCTGGACATCTCGAAGTACGACGAAGTGGCCGCGTTCGCCGCCGACATCCATGCCGGGCATTCCAGCATGGACGTGGTGCTGAACATCGCTGGTGTGTCGGCCTGGGGGACGGTCGACCGATTGAGCCACGAGCAGTGGGACAAGATGATTTCGATCAATCTGATGGGCCCGATCCACGTGATCGAGTCCTTCGTTCCGCAGATGATCGCCGCGCGCAGGGGCGGGCACGTGGTCAACGTGTCGTCGGCGGCCGGAATCGTCGCGCTGCCATGGCATGCCGCATACAGTGCGAGCAAGTACGGACTGCGCGGACTGTCCGAGGTGCTGCGTTTCGACCTCGCCCGGCACCGCATCGCGGTGTCGGTGGTGGTGCCGGGCGCCGTGAAGACTCCCTTGGTCAACACCGTCGAAATCGCCGGTGTGGACCGGGAAGACCCGAATGTGGCTCGCTGGGTGGACCGCTTCAGCGGCCACGCCGTGTCACCGGAACGGGCCGCCGAGAAAATCCTGGCCGGGGTCGCGAAGAAGCGCTACCTGATCTACACCTCGCAGGACATCAGGGCGCTGTATGCGTTCAAGCGGCTGGCCTGGTGGCCGTACAGCGTGGCGATGCGGCAGGTCAACACGATCTTCACGCGGGCGCTGCGCCCGGCGCCCCCGCAATTGGAGCGTTAG
- a CDS encoding cytochrome P450 — MTTTISTPDYLLDQARRRFTPSFNNFPGMGLVERRLRNTQFAEKTLADPPPGSGLKPVVGDAGLPILGHMIELLRGGPDYLMFLYETRGPLIFGDSPFLPFVTALGPDAAQTIYTNRNKDFSQQGWVPVIGPFFNRGLMLLDFEEHMFHRRIMQEAFIRSRLVGYLEHIDQVVQHVISDDWVTNDPRFMLYPAMKEMTLDIASMVFMGHEPGTDRELVTKVNKAFTTTTRAGNAVIRKGVPPFTWWRGLKARELLENYFAERVKERRGKDGNDLLTVLCQTEDEDGNRFSDQDVINHMIFLMMAAHDTSTSTATTMIYHLAAHPEWQQRCRDESDRLGDGPLDIESLEKLESLDLVMNESIRLVTPVQWAMRRTVRDTELLGHYLPKGTNITAFPGLNHRLPEIWTDPLKFDPERFTEPRNEHKRHRYGFTPFGGGAHKCIGMVFGQLEVKTILHRLLRRYRLELPRPDYKPRWDYSGMPVPMDGMHIVLRPL, encoded by the coding sequence ATGACGACGACCATCAGCACCCCCGACTATCTCCTCGACCAAGCGAGGCGCCGGTTTACGCCGTCGTTCAACAATTTTCCCGGCATGGGCTTGGTGGAGCGCAGACTGCGCAACACCCAATTCGCGGAGAAAACCCTTGCCGATCCACCCCCGGGGAGCGGACTCAAGCCGGTAGTCGGTGACGCCGGCCTGCCGATCCTCGGGCACATGATCGAGTTGTTGCGGGGCGGGCCGGATTACCTGATGTTCCTGTATGAGACCAGGGGCCCGCTGATCTTCGGCGACTCGCCGTTCCTGCCGTTCGTCACGGCGCTGGGACCCGATGCCGCGCAGACGATCTACACCAACCGCAACAAGGACTTCTCCCAACAGGGTTGGGTCCCGGTGATCGGCCCGTTCTTCAACCGCGGGCTGATGCTGCTCGACTTCGAAGAACACATGTTTCACCGCCGGATCATGCAGGAAGCGTTCATCCGCTCCCGTCTGGTCGGCTACCTCGAACACATCGACCAGGTGGTGCAGCACGTCATCTCCGATGACTGGGTGACGAACGACCCGCGCTTCATGCTGTATCCGGCGATGAAGGAGATGACGCTCGACATCGCCTCGATGGTGTTCATGGGGCACGAACCCGGCACCGATCGGGAGCTGGTCACCAAGGTGAACAAGGCATTCACCACCACCACCCGCGCCGGCAACGCGGTGATCCGTAAGGGCGTTCCCCCGTTCACCTGGTGGCGCGGTCTCAAGGCGCGAGAGCTGCTGGAGAACTATTTCGCCGAGCGGGTCAAGGAGCGCCGCGGGAAAGACGGCAACGACCTGCTGACCGTGTTGTGCCAGACCGAGGACGAGGACGGCAACCGGTTCTCCGACCAAGACGTCATCAACCACATGATCTTCCTGATGATGGCCGCGCACGACACCTCCACGTCGACAGCGACCACGATGATCTACCACCTGGCGGCGCACCCTGAGTGGCAGCAGCGCTGCCGCGACGAGTCGGACCGCCTCGGCGACGGGCCGCTGGACATCGAGTCGCTGGAGAAGCTGGAGTCCCTCGACCTGGTGATGAACGAGTCCATCAGGTTGGTGACGCCCGTTCAATGGGCGATGCGGCGGACGGTGCGCGACACCGAACTGCTCGGCCACTACCTCCCCAAGGGCACCAACATCACGGCGTTCCCCGGTCTGAATCATCGCCTGCCCGAAATTTGGACCGATCCGTTGAAATTCGATCCAGAGCGGTTCACCGAACCGCGCAACGAGCACAAACGGCACCGCTATGGATTCACTCCGTTCGGCGGCGGTGCACACAAGTGCATCGGGATGGTGTTCGGCCAGTTGGAAGTCAAGACGATCCTGCACCGCCTGCTCCGGCGCTACCGTTTGGAGCTGCCGCGCCCCGACTACAAGCCACGCTGGGACTACAGCGGCATGCCGGTGCCGATGGACGGCATGCATATCGTGTTACGTCCGCTGTAG
- a CDS encoding PucR family transcriptional regulator has translation MDSDVARIVARLDEQAAAISDALCAAAQEDVPELPRDARMSELMRAAMRDQFHTIFRALLQDIDVTRIAVPATHTEYARTLARRGIPIKSMMRAHRLGQRRLGEAVFAELQAAGMAPETQSTVVETLARTLSKYVDVLSQQALAAYQGEHERLTARHIATETQIRGVLDGPESFDVEAVSAAINYPLSWEHLALIVWFPHVAAEHDRLASVWEFVRALAVAADATARPLLVGAGRAAWWVWLPYRSVPGDVIMNIREFVRLRTDVPNVAIGAMGCGVEGFRRSHRQAERARKAAEGRIGQPSEVVAATDAGIVSAALLDVDLEEIRGWVTDVLGPLASDTDDDARLREILRIYLHFGRPFRVAEELHVPLEAVRDDVQRAVARRGRPIEDKRGVELALRAAQRYGAAVLKPLHD, from the coding sequence GTGGACAGCGACGTCGCAAGGATTGTTGCCCGACTCGACGAGCAGGCCGCCGCGATCAGTGATGCCCTCTGTGCCGCTGCTCAGGAAGATGTTCCGGAACTTCCCCGCGACGCCAGGATGAGCGAATTGATGCGCGCCGCAATGCGCGACCAGTTCCACACGATATTCCGCGCTCTGCTTCAGGACATCGACGTCACCAGGATCGCGGTGCCCGCAACACATACCGAGTACGCCAGAACTCTTGCCCGCCGGGGCATTCCGATCAAATCGATGATGCGGGCTCACCGGCTCGGGCAGCGCCGGCTGGGCGAGGCGGTGTTCGCGGAACTACAGGCCGCCGGGATGGCGCCCGAAACCCAGTCCACCGTGGTGGAAACCCTCGCCAGGACGTTGTCGAAATACGTCGACGTGCTGTCACAGCAGGCCCTTGCGGCCTACCAGGGCGAGCACGAGCGACTGACGGCTCGGCACATCGCAACCGAAACCCAGATTCGGGGCGTGCTCGATGGACCCGAATCCTTTGACGTCGAGGCGGTTTCCGCGGCCATCAACTATCCGCTGAGCTGGGAACACCTCGCCCTCATCGTATGGTTCCCGCACGTGGCCGCGGAACACGACCGGTTGGCCAGTGTGTGGGAGTTCGTTCGCGCGTTGGCGGTGGCCGCGGACGCGACGGCACGCCCGCTGCTGGTTGGCGCCGGCCGGGCCGCTTGGTGGGTTTGGTTGCCCTACCGCTCGGTGCCGGGTGACGTCATCATGAACATCCGCGAATTCGTCCGGCTACGAACGGATGTGCCCAACGTCGCGATCGGGGCGATGGGTTGCGGCGTCGAAGGATTCCGCCGGTCTCATCGTCAGGCGGAGCGCGCGCGCAAGGCCGCGGAGGGCCGCATCGGTCAGCCGAGTGAGGTGGTCGCGGCGACCGATGCCGGCATCGTCTCCGCGGCGCTGCTGGACGTGGACCTCGAAGAGATCCGCGGATGGGTGACCGACGTGCTCGGCCCCTTGGCCTCCGATACCGACGACGACGCCCGTCTGCGTGAGATATTGCGGATCTATCTCCATTTCGGTCGGCCCTTCCGGGTCGCAGAAGAACTGCACGTGCCTCTCGAGGCCGTCAGGGATGACGTGCAGCGAGCCGTCGCGAGACGGGGCCGTCCGATCGAGGACAAGCGCGGCGTCGAACTCGCCCTGCGGGCCGCTCAGCGATACGGCGCCGCCGTCCTGAAGCCGCTTCACGACTGA
- a CDS encoding TetR/AcrR family transcriptional regulator: MSGIEDRGGLRLAAHEDLAGEPLPERSDAARNRALLLEAARQLVTQRGADAVTMDDIAAAAGVGKGTLFRRFGSRSGLMLVLLDEDEKASQQAFLFGPPPLGPGAPPLERLIAFGRERIAFAHAHRELMSAASRDPHMRHVGAALVLRTHVRVLLQAAHTSGDLDIQTDALLALLDIGYVEHQITEGGHTPETLADGWAGLARKLCGR; the protein is encoded by the coding sequence GTGAGCGGTATTGAGGACCGGGGCGGATTGCGGCTCGCTGCGCACGAAGACCTGGCCGGGGAGCCGCTGCCGGAGCGAAGCGACGCGGCGCGAAACCGGGCGCTGCTGCTGGAGGCCGCGCGTCAGCTGGTCACCCAGCGCGGCGCCGACGCGGTCACCATGGACGACATCGCCGCCGCCGCGGGTGTCGGCAAGGGAACCCTGTTCCGCCGGTTCGGCAGCCGGTCCGGCCTGATGTTGGTGCTGCTCGACGAAGACGAAAAGGCCAGCCAGCAGGCATTCCTTTTCGGGCCGCCGCCGTTGGGTCCCGGTGCGCCGCCTCTGGAGAGACTGATCGCATTCGGCCGCGAACGCATCGCCTTCGCGCACGCCCACCGCGAGCTGATGTCCGCGGCCAGCCGGGACCCGCACATGCGACACGTCGGCGCCGCCCTGGTGCTGCGGACCCATGTGCGGGTGCTGTTGCAGGCCGCGCACACCAGCGGCGATCTGGACATCCAGACCGACGCGCTACTGGCGCTGCTCGATATCGGCTATGTCGAGCACCAGATCACCGAGGGCGGCCACACGCCGGAGACACTGGCCGACGGCTGGGCCGGCCTGGCCCGCAAGCTCTGCGGACGCTGA
- a CDS encoding DNA polymerase IV: MTRWVLHVDLDQFLASVELRRHPELVGLPVIVGGSGDPTEPRKVVTCASYEAREFGVHAGMPLRAAARRCPGATFLASDPAAYDEASEQVMGLLRDLGHPVEVWGWDEAYVAAPGDPVNVAETIRSVVAAETGLSCSVGISDNKQRAKVATGFAKPAGVFQLTDANWMALMADRPVDALWGIGPKTAKKLAALDISTVGQLARTDGELLTSTFGPRTGLWLLLLAKGGGDTEVSSQPWVPRSRSHVVTFPRDLTDRAEMDSAVTELAQRALDDVVASGRIVTRVAVTVRTATFYTRTKIRKLDAPTIDSDVIAAAALRILDLFELDRPIRLLGVRLELEMPS; this comes from the coding sequence ATGACGCGCTGGGTCCTGCACGTCGACCTCGACCAGTTCCTCGCCTCGGTCGAATTGCGCCGCCATCCCGAACTGGTCGGGCTGCCGGTCATCGTCGGCGGCAGCGGCGACCCGACCGAACCGCGCAAGGTCGTCACCTGCGCGTCGTACGAGGCGCGCGAATTCGGGGTGCATGCCGGCATGCCGTTGCGCGCGGCAGCGCGCCGTTGTCCGGGCGCCACCTTTCTCGCCTCCGATCCGGCCGCCTACGACGAGGCGTCCGAGCAGGTGATGGGCCTGCTGCGCGACCTGGGCCATCCCGTCGAGGTATGGGGCTGGGACGAGGCGTATGTGGCGGCTCCGGGTGACCCCGTCAACGTCGCCGAAACCATCCGCAGCGTCGTCGCGGCGGAGACCGGACTGTCCTGCTCGGTGGGCATCAGCGACAACAAGCAACGCGCCAAGGTCGCCACCGGTTTCGCGAAACCGGCCGGGGTTTTCCAGCTCACGGATGCCAACTGGATGGCACTGATGGCCGACCGGCCCGTCGACGCGCTCTGGGGCATCGGCCCGAAGACCGCGAAAAAGCTTGCTGCCCTTGATATCAGCACAGTGGGGCAGCTGGCCCGTACCGATGGTGAGTTGTTGACGTCGACGTTCGGCCCCCGCACCGGGCTGTGGTTGCTACTTCTCGCCAAGGGCGGCGGCGACACCGAGGTCAGCTCCCAGCCGTGGGTGCCGCGCTCGCGCAGCCACGTCGTCACGTTCCCGCGCGACCTCACCGATCGTGCCGAAATGGATTCGGCGGTAACCGAATTGGCCCAACGAGCGCTGGACGACGTCGTCGCCTCAGGGCGGATCGTGACGCGGGTGGCGGTCACCGTCCGGACCGCGACCTTCTACACCCGCACCAAGATCCGCAAACTGGACGCTCCGACCATCGACTCCGACGTCATTGCCGCGGCCGCCCTGCGCATCCTGGACCTGTTCGAACTCGACCGCCCGATCCGGCTGCTCGGGGTTCGCCTGGAACTGGAAATGCCGTCCTGA
- the nrdI gene encoding class Ib ribonucleoside-diphosphate reductase assembly flavoprotein NrdI — MDISDIAGRNLVYFSSVSENTHRFVQKLGVPATRIPLHGRIEVDEPYVLVLPTYGGGRATPNINDGGYVPKQVIAFLNNEHNRSLIRGVIAAGNNNFGAEFAYAGNVISRKCGVPYLYRFELMGTEDDVAAVRAGLAQFWAQYWKEQTCHQPSLQSL, encoded by the coding sequence ATGGACATCTCAGATATCGCGGGACGCAATCTGGTCTATTTCAGCTCCGTGTCGGAGAACACCCACCGCTTCGTGCAGAAGCTGGGTGTTCCCGCCACGCGGATACCGCTGCACGGCCGCATAGAGGTGGACGAACCGTACGTGCTGGTGCTCCCCACGTACGGTGGCGGGCGGGCCACTCCGAACATCAATGACGGTGGCTACGTCCCCAAGCAGGTCATCGCCTTTCTGAACAATGAGCACAACCGCTCGCTGATCCGCGGCGTCATCGCTGCGGGCAACAACAACTTCGGTGCCGAATTCGCCTACGCGGGCAACGTGATCTCCCGCAAGTGCGGTGTTCCGTACCTCTACCGCTTCGAACTCATGGGTACCGAGGACGACGTGGCCGCCGTTCGCGCAGGCCTCGCTCAGTTCTGGGCTCAATATTGGAAGGAACAGACGTGCCACCAACCGTCACTGCAGAGCCTGTAA
- a CDS encoding NADPH-dependent FMN reductase, protein MDTNDRRERTVTGIKILALVGSLRAGSVNRQIAELAAELAPEGVTVAVFEGLGEVPFYNEDIDDAMNSELDQAPAQVVALRAAAAEADAALVVTPEYNGSIPAVVKNAIDWLSRPFGNGALKDKPLAVIGGSLGQYGGVWAHDETRKSFGIAGARVSDAIKLSVPFQTLGGSAPADNAELSGNVRDVVGKLAAEVG, encoded by the coding sequence ATGGACACCAACGACCGAAGGGAACGGACAGTGACAGGAATCAAGATCTTGGCCCTGGTGGGCAGCTTGCGAGCGGGATCGGTCAACCGGCAGATCGCCGAACTGGCCGCCGAGTTGGCCCCCGAAGGGGTTACCGTCGCGGTGTTCGAAGGGCTGGGGGAGGTTCCCTTCTACAACGAGGACATCGACGATGCGATGAACAGCGAACTGGACCAGGCGCCGGCGCAGGTGGTGGCGTTGCGGGCCGCGGCCGCCGAGGCCGACGCCGCGCTGGTGGTCACCCCGGAATACAACGGGTCCATTCCCGCCGTGGTGAAGAACGCGATCGACTGGCTGTCGCGGCCCTTCGGAAACGGCGCGTTGAAGGACAAGCCGCTGGCCGTGATCGGCGGCTCGCTGGGCCAGTACGGCGGGGTATGGGCGCACGACGAAACGCGCAAGTCGTTCGGCATCGCGGGCGCGCGGGTGAGCGACGCGATCAAGCTTTCGGTGCCGTTCCAGACCTTGGGTGGCAGCGCCCCGGCCGACAACGCGGAATTGTCGGGCAATGTGCGCGACGTGGTCGGCAAGTTGGCCGCAGAGGTCGGCTGA
- a CDS encoding homocitrate synthase — protein sequence MTNPKTNPSQNTYRFRESASANAWFAHHFGVALPRGLGDPGDAMPWELFVTVYGHTAGPVRLGHWSCTDAERPATRMGPQARNFRAVIAVGDRIGTSTAAAGGAVAALTAMLHGRGIRVETLNFHQMCAGGDTATFVRGTDGVRTEWAMGWAQDSTESALRAVVACANRLMAGS from the coding sequence GTGACGAACCCGAAGACGAATCCCAGCCAGAACACTTACCGATTCCGCGAATCCGCTTCCGCCAACGCGTGGTTCGCTCACCACTTCGGGGTGGCACTGCCGCGCGGGTTGGGCGACCCCGGCGACGCAATGCCGTGGGAGCTTTTCGTCACTGTCTACGGCCATACCGCCGGCCCGGTGCGTTTGGGGCACTGGTCGTGTACCGACGCCGAGCGGCCGGCCACTCGAATGGGTCCGCAGGCGCGCAACTTTCGTGCCGTGATCGCCGTCGGCGACCGCATCGGCACGTCGACAGCGGCGGCCGGTGGAGCAGTCGCGGCGCTTACCGCGATGTTGCACGGCCGCGGAATCCGCGTGGAGACATTGAACTTTCACCAGATGTGCGCGGGAGGCGACACGGCTACCTTCGTGCGCGGTACCGATGGCGTGCGCACGGAATGGGCCATGGGGTGGGCTCAGGATTCCACCGAGTCCGCGTTGCGCGCGGTGGTTGCCTGCGCCAACCGACTGATGGCCGGGTCTTGA
- a CDS encoding TetR/AcrR family transcriptional regulator, translated as MSSPAADEGQGAPASRRRGDKHRQAIMQAVRELLQEMPFSELSVSAISLRAGVARSGFYFYFDSKYSVLAQILAEAAEELEELTQYFAPRQPGESPEQFAKRMVGSAAAVYTDNDPVVNACNAARHSDVEIREILDRQFDVLFRQIVSVVDAEMKAGTARPISDDLPTLVRTLAGTTALALTGDPLMVGRESDLERRVKVLEQMWLNALWGGPAR; from the coding sequence GTGAGTAGTCCAGCCGCCGACGAGGGGCAGGGAGCGCCGGCGTCGCGCCGTCGTGGTGACAAACATCGGCAGGCGATCATGCAGGCGGTTCGCGAACTGCTGCAGGAGATGCCGTTCTCAGAGCTCTCGGTCAGCGCCATCAGCCTGCGAGCCGGGGTAGCCCGCTCGGGCTTCTACTTCTACTTCGACTCCAAGTACTCGGTGCTCGCGCAGATCCTGGCTGAGGCGGCCGAAGAGCTCGAGGAACTGACGCAGTACTTCGCACCGCGGCAGCCGGGCGAGTCTCCGGAACAGTTCGCCAAGCGGATGGTCGGCAGCGCCGCGGCGGTCTACACCGACAACGACCCGGTCGTCAACGCCTGTAATGCCGCCCGTCACAGCGACGTTGAGATCCGAGAGATTCTCGATCGGCAGTTCGACGTGTTGTTTCGCCAGATCGTCAGTGTGGTGGACGCCGAGATGAAGGCCGGGACCGCCCGGCCGATCAGTGACGACCTGCCCACCCTCGTTCGTACCTTGGCCGGGACCACCGCGCTCGCGTTGACGGGCGACCCGCTGATGGTGGGACGGGAGAGTGATCTGGAGCGCCGGGTAAAGGTGCTCGAGCAGATGTGGCTCAACGCGTTGTGGGGCGGCCCGGCGCGGTAG
- a CDS encoding sensor histidine kinase yields MTTSTEIRPLGSTRGFVHSALFFQSEREYLDSVVRFAADGFALDEPVLAAVPGDKLAMLGPALYGARAGSDAELRLTDISEVARNPGRFAAMESSFADKHADRTVRIVRQLVWPGRTADECLACMEHESLINGVLKNPNVMGLCLYDATHLPDDVLADARRTHPMLWQGGSACPSSDYAPEDVLARCNQPLDTNPGAVTYTVRGSADLRPARSFAADYAGWVGLSRDGLDDLQMIATELATNSLQYAGGSCRLAFWRHDEHLVCEARDRGRLKDPFIGHRRPSARGTASRGLFLVNAMADLVRTHTSANGTTIQAYLRLTPARDC; encoded by the coding sequence ATGACTACGAGCACGGAGATCAGGCCCCTGGGCTCGACGAGGGGATTCGTGCATTCGGCGCTGTTCTTCCAAAGCGAACGGGAATATCTCGATTCTGTGGTGCGGTTCGCCGCCGACGGCTTCGCGCTCGACGAGCCGGTGCTGGCGGCTGTGCCCGGTGACAAGCTCGCGATGCTGGGACCGGCTCTCTACGGCGCCCGCGCCGGATCTGACGCCGAACTTCGGCTGACCGACATAAGCGAAGTGGCGCGCAACCCGGGCCGGTTCGCGGCGATGGAAAGCTCCTTTGCCGACAAACACGCCGATCGGACCGTCCGGATCGTGCGACAGCTCGTCTGGCCCGGGCGCACCGCGGACGAGTGTCTGGCCTGTATGGAACACGAGTCGCTGATCAACGGCGTGCTGAAGAATCCGAACGTCATGGGGCTGTGCCTGTACGACGCGACCCACCTGCCCGACGATGTGCTGGCGGATGCCCGGCGCACCCACCCGATGCTGTGGCAGGGTGGATCGGCTTGCCCCAGTTCGGATTACGCGCCCGAGGATGTCCTGGCGCGATGCAACCAACCGCTCGATACGAACCCGGGCGCGGTGACGTACACGGTCCGCGGCAGCGCGGACCTGCGTCCGGCGCGGTCATTCGCCGCCGACTATGCCGGCTGGGTCGGTCTGTCCAGAGACGGTCTGGACGACCTGCAAATGATCGCCACCGAACTCGCCACGAACAGCCTGCAGTACGCCGGGGGCTCTTGCCGGCTGGCCTTCTGGCGGCACGACGAGCACCTGGTGTGCGAGGCGCGCGACCGCGGGCGGCTGAAAGACCCGTTCATCGGACACAGGCGACCGAGTGCCCGCGGCACCGCCAGCCGCGGGCTCTTCCTGGTCAATGCGATGGCTGACCTGGTGCGCACGCACACGAGCGCCAACGGCACCACCATTCAGGCGTACCTGAGGCTGACTCCCGCGCGGGATTGCTGA
- a CDS encoding redoxin NrdH, with protein MSITVYSKPACVQCVATYKALDKQGIDYQKVDITLDPEARDYVMALGYLQAPVVVADNAHWSGFRPDRIKALAETALSA; from the coding sequence ATGAGCATCACCGTCTACAGCAAGCCGGCCTGCGTGCAGTGCGTCGCCACCTACAAGGCGCTCGACAAGCAGGGCATCGACTACCAGAAAGTCGACATCACCCTGGACCCCGAGGCGCGCGACTACGTAATGGCGCTGGGCTACCTGCAGGCACCCGTTGTGGTGGCCGACAACGCACACTGGTCCGGTTTCCGGCCCGACCGCATCAAGGCGCTCGCCGAAACGGCGCTGAGTGCGTAG